One window from the genome of Enterococcus haemoperoxidus ATCC BAA-382 encodes:
- a CDS encoding sensor histidine kinase: MERQVEEERLDPEQLLAKWKKNEQSLRSGRLKVFFGYAAGVGKTYAMLKEAHEQQAEGKNVLIGYVEPHARPETQTLVNGLPTLSTKTYEYKGIQINEFDVDAALKEKPDIILVDELAHTNAIGARNRKRYQDIEELLKAGIDVYTTVNVQHIESLNDVVEQVTGIHISETVPDTFFETSSLKVVDIETDELLDRLKQGKIYHSENARKAMANFFTSDNLTLLRGLAIRKASDHINTTNQQETQKSTGIHSKLLTIIDEKNPDMTKKCLRWTARLAQALGAEWIALEILEDTSEHTESENSKLATKLGGEVVTLESDNQRETIIQYVKMRGVTDLVMGKIIKRSRFLRLYRPDLEDELVAFIPDVDIHLVPYQSSKYLLNKYATKKKNLKSIFTWQDFYMTCGLLTVATILSEFGSYFHIGDQNLILIYILFVLLVARLTTGYLWAALASIASVLMFNWFFVEPLYSLTVYKQGYPVTLIFMLLVALLVSNLMMQIKKQAFYAMKREHQLEILYELNKKYLVTHDQKEILATTAEYLSNMLDREVVLYGEEELKNPTGAPIKGPLRSLEELAVANWVFVNQKEAGYGTDTLMGAKALYLPVLSNGVTLAVIGIEKSKEDPITDEIITFIELISTQLSLAIEQNNLTLERQQILFENEKERMRGNLLRAISHDLRTPLTGISGSVETVLDDHEATKLPEETKRKLLVGIKEDADWLIRMVENLLSITRINEETMKVAKSKEAAEEVVSSAIQRIKKSYPESEISVTLPDEFILVPMDSILIEQVLFNLMENAIRHSNCHSPIFVSVTATAKEVTFEVADQGKGLTGEQIKLLFDGMSKQNTPVDSKSGMGIGLSIVKTIIMAHDGTLNAGNRPQGGAVFTFTLPLERKEQK; encoded by the coding sequence ATGGAACGACAAGTGGAAGAAGAACGTTTAGATCCAGAACAACTTTTAGCAAAATGGAAGAAGAACGAACAAAGCCTGAGGTCTGGTAGACTGAAGGTTTTCTTCGGTTATGCGGCAGGTGTGGGGAAAACTTACGCAATGCTCAAAGAAGCGCATGAACAACAAGCAGAAGGAAAAAATGTGTTGATTGGTTATGTGGAGCCACATGCACGTCCAGAAACACAGACCTTAGTGAATGGGTTACCGACTCTATCCACCAAAACATATGAGTATAAAGGGATTCAGATCAATGAATTTGATGTGGATGCGGCACTAAAAGAAAAACCAGATATTATTTTAGTTGATGAATTAGCCCATACAAATGCTATTGGTGCTAGAAATAGAAAAAGATATCAAGATATTGAAGAACTATTGAAAGCTGGCATTGATGTTTATACAACGGTCAATGTGCAACATATCGAAAGTTTGAATGATGTTGTTGAGCAAGTGACAGGTATCCATATTTCAGAAACAGTTCCGGATACATTTTTTGAAACAAGTTCGCTAAAAGTCGTTGATATTGAAACGGATGAGTTATTGGATCGATTGAAGCAAGGAAAGATTTACCATTCTGAAAATGCTAGAAAAGCGATGGCAAACTTCTTTACCTCCGACAATTTAACGTTATTAAGAGGGCTTGCCATTCGTAAAGCTTCAGATCATATCAATACGACAAATCAACAGGAAACGCAAAAAAGTACAGGGATCCATTCCAAATTACTAACGATTATTGATGAAAAAAATCCGGATATGACCAAAAAATGTTTGCGTTGGACTGCTCGTTTAGCTCAAGCTTTAGGGGCAGAATGGATCGCATTAGAAATTTTGGAAGACACATCGGAGCATACCGAATCTGAAAATTCGAAGTTAGCAACAAAATTAGGTGGCGAAGTGGTTACTTTAGAGAGTGACAATCAACGAGAAACGATAATTCAGTATGTGAAAATGCGAGGCGTTACGGATTTAGTCATGGGTAAAATCATCAAACGGTCTCGCTTTCTTCGTTTGTATCGCCCTGATTTAGAAGACGAGCTAGTCGCGTTCATTCCAGATGTAGATATTCATTTAGTTCCTTATCAATCTAGTAAGTACTTATTGAATAAATACGCTACAAAGAAAAAGAATCTGAAAAGCATCTTCACTTGGCAAGATTTTTACATGACATGTGGACTACTTACTGTGGCAACGATTCTTTCTGAGTTTGGCTCTTACTTTCATATTGGTGATCAAAATTTGATCTTGATCTATATTCTTTTTGTGTTGCTAGTTGCTCGATTAACGACTGGGTATCTTTGGGCAGCACTGGCATCGATTGCCAGTGTCTTGATGTTTAACTGGTTTTTTGTTGAACCGTTATATTCGTTAACCGTATATAAACAAGGATATCCAGTTACGTTGATCTTTATGCTGTTAGTCGCGTTATTAGTGAGTAATTTAATGATGCAGATCAAAAAACAAGCATTTTATGCCATGAAACGAGAGCATCAATTAGAAATTCTATATGAGCTGAATAAAAAGTACTTAGTTACCCATGACCAAAAGGAAATTTTAGCAACGACTGCTGAATATCTCTCGAATATGCTAGACCGAGAAGTTGTATTATATGGCGAGGAAGAACTTAAAAATCCGACAGGAGCGCCAATCAAAGGACCACTTAGAAGCTTAGAAGAATTGGCTGTTGCCAATTGGGTCTTTGTTAATCAAAAAGAAGCTGGTTATGGAACAGACACACTGATGGGGGCAAAAGCGCTATACTTACCTGTTTTATCAAATGGTGTAACTTTAGCTGTTATTGGGATTGAAAAAAGCAAAGAAGATCCAATTACAGATGAAATCATTACCTTTATCGAATTGATTTCTACACAACTTTCATTAGCAATCGAGCAAAATAACTTAACCTTAGAACGACAACAAATTTTATTTGAAAACGAAAAAGAGCGGATGCGTGGTAATTTATTACGAGCTATTTCTCACGATCTTAGAACTCCATTAACAGGGATTTCTGGTTCTGTAGAAACAGTTTTAGATGACCACGAAGCAACTAAATTACCGGAAGAAACGAAAAGAAAACTGCTTGTAGGTATCAAAGAGGATGCAGATTGGCTGATTCGTATGGTGGAAAATTTACTGTCGATCACTCGGATCAATGAAGAAACAATGAAAGTTGCCAAAAGCAAAGAGGCAGCTGAAGAAGTTGTTTCATCAGCCATTCAGCGTATCAAAAAAAGTTATCCAGAAAGCGAAATCAGTGTTACACTTCCAGACGAATTTATTCTGGTTCCGATGGATTCGATTTTGATTGAGCAAGTCTTATTCAATTTGATGGAAAATGCAATTCGCCACTCTAATTGTCACTCACCAATCTTTGTGAGCGTTACAGCTACTGCTAAAGAGGTTACATTTGAAGTCGCTGATCAAGGGAAAGGTTTAACTGGGGAGCAAATCAAATTGTTGTTTGATGGCATGAGTAAACAAAATACACCAGTTGATTCTAAAAGTGGTATGGGGATTGGATTGTCTATCGTTAAAACAATCATCATGGCGCATGATGGAACGCTTAATGCAGGAAATCGACCACAAGGTGGGGCGGTCTTTACCTTTACCTTACCGCTAGAGAGAAAGGAGCAAAAGTGA
- the kdpB gene encoding potassium-transporting ATPase subunit KdpB, translating into MKNTQNKRNVYMDAFKSSFKKLAPNIQVKNPVMLVVYTGAILTTILYVLTFFGHTDANPFFILAIAIILWLTILFANFAEAIAEGRGKAQAESLKQAKKDVTAHKVDSLEDAKNQKFTQIKSSELKKGDLVYVAVNEQIPMDGDVIDGAASVDESAITGESAPVIRESGGDRSAVTGGTTVVSDYLVIKVTAENGESFLDKMISMVEGTERKKTPNEIGLQIILIMLTIIFLVVSATLLPFTKFSSELVGTGSALSLTVIIALLVCLAPTTIGALVSSIGIAGMSRLNKENVIAMSGRAIEAAGDVDILLLDKTGTITLGNRRASEFIPVTGIKEYDLADAAQLSSLADETAEGRSIVILAKDKFDIRGRELNDVEVEFIEFTAKTRMSGINYQGDEIRKGAADTMKNYVEANGSIYPEECDLIVQRVANEGGTPLVVVKNNQVFGVIYLKDIVKNGVKEKFDDMRKMGIKTIMITGDNPMTAAAIAAEAGVDDFLAEATPENKMSLIREYQEKGHLVAMTGDGTNDAPALAQADVAVAMNTGTQAAKEAGNMIDLDSSPTKLISIVKIGKQLLMTRGALTTFSIANDIAKYFAIIPVLFFSIYPALDALNIMRLTSPTTAILSAIIYNAFIIVALIPLALKGVSYKEKPASQILRHNLLVYGLGGVVAPFIAIKLIDIFLTLILY; encoded by the coding sequence TTGAAAAATACGCAAAATAAGCGCAATGTTTATATGGATGCTTTTAAATCTTCTTTTAAAAAACTTGCGCCAAACATTCAAGTTAAAAATCCAGTGATGCTGGTGGTTTATACAGGAGCGATCTTAACAACGATTCTTTATGTTCTAACATTTTTTGGCCATACAGATGCAAACCCGTTTTTTATTTTAGCGATTGCCATTATTTTATGGCTGACGATTCTATTCGCCAACTTTGCTGAAGCAATTGCTGAAGGGCGAGGAAAGGCTCAAGCTGAAAGTTTAAAACAGGCTAAAAAAGATGTTACAGCACATAAAGTGGATTCTTTAGAGGATGCAAAAAATCAAAAATTCACCCAAATCAAATCGTCTGAACTGAAAAAAGGTGATCTTGTCTATGTGGCTGTTAATGAACAAATCCCGATGGATGGTGATGTGATCGATGGGGCAGCATCTGTAGATGAAAGTGCGATCACAGGGGAATCAGCACCAGTGATTCGTGAATCAGGTGGAGACCGCAGTGCCGTAACGGGAGGAACAACAGTAGTTTCGGATTACCTCGTGATTAAAGTTACCGCTGAAAATGGTGAATCCTTCTTAGATAAAATGATTTCAATGGTGGAAGGAACAGAACGGAAGAAAACACCAAATGAAATCGGCTTACAAATTATTTTGATTATGTTAACGATTATTTTCTTAGTCGTTTCGGCAACATTACTACCATTCACGAAATTCTCAAGCGAATTAGTAGGAACAGGCTCAGCTTTATCTTTAACGGTAATTATTGCTTTACTCGTTTGTTTAGCACCTACTACGATTGGGGCATTGGTCTCTTCTATCGGGATAGCTGGAATGAGTCGTTTGAATAAAGAAAACGTTATTGCCATGAGCGGACGTGCAATCGAAGCTGCCGGTGACGTTGATATTTTGTTATTGGATAAAACAGGAACGATAACTTTAGGAAATCGCCGCGCTAGCGAATTTATCCCAGTGACTGGTATTAAAGAATATGACTTAGCGGATGCAGCGCAACTGTCTTCTTTAGCGGATGAGACAGCTGAGGGACGAAGTATTGTAATCTTAGCGAAAGATAAATTTGATATCCGTGGTCGGGAACTCAATGACGTCGAAGTCGAGTTCATTGAATTTACAGCCAAAACAAGAATGAGCGGTATCAATTATCAAGGAGATGAAATCCGTAAAGGTGCTGCAGATACAATGAAGAATTATGTAGAAGCAAACGGTAGTATATATCCTGAAGAGTGTGACTTGATTGTTCAACGAGTAGCCAATGAAGGTGGAACACCATTAGTAGTGGTTAAAAATAACCAAGTTTTCGGTGTGATCTACTTAAAAGATATCGTGAAGAATGGTGTCAAAGAAAAATTTGATGATATGCGTAAAATGGGTATCAAAACCATTATGATCACTGGAGATAATCCGATGACGGCAGCCGCGATCGCTGCTGAAGCTGGCGTGGATGATTTCTTAGCAGAAGCAACGCCAGAAAATAAAATGAGCTTGATTCGTGAGTATCAAGAAAAAGGACACCTTGTGGCAATGACAGGAGACGGCACTAATGATGCGCCAGCCTTAGCTCAAGCAGATGTAGCCGTGGCAATGAATACAGGTACACAAGCAGCCAAAGAAGCAGGGAATATGATCGATTTAGATTCTAGTCCAACTAAATTAATCAGCATTGTAAAAATTGGTAAACAATTATTGATGACACGCGGTGCTTTAACTACATTTAGTATCGCCAACGATATTGCAAAATACTTTGCGATCATCCCGGTGTTGTTTTTCAGTATTTATCCTGCACTAGATGCGTTGAACATTATGAGATTGACTAGCCCGACTACTGCAATTTTGTCAGCGATCATCTATAATGCGTTTATTATTGTAGCCTTGATTCCATTGGCATTAAAAGGTGTATCATATAAGGAAAAACCAGCTAGTCAGATTTTACGCCACAATTTATTGGTTTATGGATTGGGTGGTGTCGTGGCACCATTTATCGCAATCAAATTGATCGATATTTTCTTGACATTGATTTTGTATTAA
- a CDS encoding potassium-transporting ATPase subunit C — MKKIMIASLKSILVFTLLCGVVYTVAVTLVGQVVFSAQANGSLVKKQEAGKTVVIGSKLIGQSFVGDGYLHGRPSEVSQLSPVSKEQKERVEKRVEKIAATDIPVDLVTASASGVDPEISVEGALFQSERIAAARNMKKEDVHAIIKQNIIGMKIGGITSQRVNVLGVNHMLDESE; from the coding sequence GTGAAAAAAATTATGATTGCATCATTAAAAAGTATTTTAGTATTCACTTTACTGTGCGGTGTAGTTTATACAGTTGCAGTCACTCTTGTTGGTCAAGTTGTCTTTTCAGCTCAAGCCAACGGTAGTTTAGTCAAAAAACAAGAAGCTGGGAAAACTGTAGTGATTGGATCTAAATTGATTGGTCAATCATTTGTTGGAGACGGATATCTTCATGGACGCCCAAGTGAAGTGAGTCAATTATCACCTGTTTCAAAAGAACAAAAAGAACGAGTTGAAAAACGAGTCGAAAAAATCGCTGCAACAGATATTCCCGTTGATTTAGTGACTGCTTCAGCTAGTGGTGTCGATCCTGAAATTTCAGTTGAAGGGGCGCTTTTTCAAAGCGAACGAATCGCTGCTGCCAGAAATATGAAAAAAGAGGATGTCCATGCTATAATCAAACAAAACATCATCGGCATGAAAATTGGTGGAATCACGTCGCAACGTGTGAATGTTTTAGGTGTTAATCACATGCTAGATGAGTCTGAATAA